From a region of the Streptomyces sp. B21-083 genome:
- a CDS encoding carbohydrate ABC transporter permease, with the protein MTTTDMPRPLDADAEPPRAKKPSRPAATGGLRRAIAPTTLLWILACLYGFPVLWFVLSSFKPSSDLFSYPLTLIPHNPTLSGFKAAWDSANFSQYFINTALVCVVTTILTVGVSCCTGYALAKYDNRWLKAFFICILATTMLPSEVMLAPEFLVVRNLGLYNSFAGIILPAVLTATGCFMFRQFFLTVPDELVEAARIDGAKELSIFLRIMVPLSRPIMLTLAILSFQWRWNDYIWPLLMLNDPDKFTVQIGIQSIVGAQNINWSVLLGASVISMIPLILVFLVFQRYVMGADINAGLKD; encoded by the coding sequence ATGACAACCACAGACATGCCGCGCCCGCTCGACGCCGATGCCGAACCGCCCCGCGCCAAGAAGCCGTCCCGCCCGGCGGCCACCGGCGGGCTCCGGCGGGCGATCGCCCCGACGACACTGCTGTGGATCCTGGCGTGCCTGTACGGGTTTCCGGTGCTGTGGTTCGTCCTCAGCTCCTTCAAGCCGTCAAGCGACCTGTTCTCGTATCCGCTGACGCTCATTCCGCACAACCCCACCCTGTCGGGTTTCAAGGCAGCGTGGGACAGCGCCAACTTCTCCCAGTACTTCATCAACACGGCCCTCGTGTGCGTGGTCACGACGATCCTCACGGTGGGCGTCAGCTGCTGCACCGGCTACGCGCTGGCCAAGTACGACAACCGATGGCTCAAGGCGTTCTTCATCTGCATCCTGGCCACCACGATGCTGCCGTCCGAGGTCATGCTCGCCCCCGAGTTCCTGGTGGTCCGCAACCTCGGCCTCTACAACTCGTTCGCCGGCATCATCCTCCCGGCCGTGCTCACCGCGACCGGATGCTTCATGTTCCGCCAGTTCTTCCTGACAGTTCCCGACGAACTCGTGGAAGCCGCGCGCATCGACGGCGCCAAGGAACTGTCGATCTTCCTGCGGATCATGGTGCCGCTCTCCCGGCCCATCATGCTGACCCTCGCGATCCTGTCCTTCCAGTGGCGCTGGAACGACTACATCTGGCCGCTGCTGATGCTCAACGACCCCGACAAGTTCACCGTGCAGATCGGCATCCAGAGCATCGTCGGAGCGCAGAACATCAACTGGTCGGTACTGCTGGGCGCGTCGGTCATCTCCATGATCCCGCTGATCCTCGTCTTCCTGGTCTTCCAGCGCTACGTCATGGGCGCCGACATCAACGCCGGACTGAAGGACTGA
- a CDS encoding nucleoside/nucleotide kinase family protein: MEHPLSSPAPTFGELLGRARALVRDDRRAVLGIAGSPGSGKTTLAERLVRALNGDGSPWVAHVPMDGFHLADVELERLGLRDRKGAPDTFDAAGYAALLRRLRADGQGAGDGEIVYAPGFERVLEQPVAGAIPVFPSARLVVTEGNYLLLTEGSWARVRTQLDEVWFCELDEDERVRRLVARHEEFGKNHDSALAWVRGTDQRNAHLVAATRDRADLVVPGSLRYATAG; encoded by the coding sequence GTGGAACACCCCCTCTCCTCCCCCGCACCCACCTTCGGTGAACTCCTCGGCCGGGCCCGGGCGCTGGTCCGGGACGACCGGCGGGCCGTCCTCGGTATCGCCGGGAGTCCCGGCTCGGGCAAGACGACGCTCGCCGAGCGGCTCGTCCGGGCGCTGAACGGCGACGGCTCGCCCTGGGTCGCCCATGTGCCGATGGACGGATTCCATCTCGCCGACGTCGAGCTGGAGCGGCTGGGCCTGCGGGACCGCAAGGGCGCGCCGGACACGTTCGACGCGGCGGGATACGCGGCGCTGCTGCGGCGGCTGCGTGCGGACGGGCAGGGGGCGGGCGACGGGGAGATCGTCTACGCTCCTGGGTTCGAGCGAGTGCTGGAGCAGCCGGTAGCGGGTGCGATCCCGGTGTTCCCGTCGGCGCGGCTTGTCGTCACCGAGGGCAACTACCTTCTCCTGACGGAGGGTTCGTGGGCGCGGGTGCGGACCCAGCTCGACGAGGTGTGGTTCTGCGAACTGGACGAGGACGAGCGGGTCCGCCGACTCGTCGCCCGGCACGAGGAGTTCGGCAAAAACCACGACTCGGCGCTCGCGTGGGTCCGGGGTACGGACCAGCGCAACGCCCATCTGGTCGCCGCGACCCGGGACCGGGCGGATCTGGTGGTGCCTGGGTCGCTGCGGTACGCGACTGCCGGGTGA
- a CDS encoding carbohydrate ABC transporter permease, producing MTKRASDVSTRPPRRRSKYTLAPLVLIAANVVLFALFFVWPAVIGLIYSFTNYTGVGAYQFIGLDNYHNLIGDSTFYDALTRTLLYAVLFVPLNFAVSLLTANLLVSKHAKGASVARVLFFIPWLLSPIVVGVLWRWMFGENFGLVNYVIEKFGGSAVPWQSNADLSLIVVVMAASWAWTGFSMLLFIAAIKNVPVSYYEAASLDGAGPWRQFFSITLPSIAPTSFIVILLNTINAMKEYPVFVALNNGGPGTSNNLLVQYIYETGFKRGQIGYASAASFVLMLILMAVAIIQLVVNRRVENR from the coding sequence ATGACAAAACGCGCCTCGGACGTGTCCACGCGCCCGCCCAGGAGACGCAGTAAGTACACCCTTGCGCCGCTCGTCCTCATCGCGGCCAATGTCGTGCTCTTCGCGCTGTTCTTCGTCTGGCCTGCGGTGATCGGGCTCATCTACTCGTTCACGAACTACACAGGTGTGGGGGCGTACCAGTTCATCGGGCTGGACAACTACCACAACCTGATCGGGGACTCCACCTTCTACGACGCGCTGACGCGGACGCTGCTGTACGCGGTGCTCTTCGTGCCGCTGAACTTCGCGGTGTCGCTGCTCACCGCCAACCTGTTGGTGAGCAAGCACGCCAAGGGCGCGTCGGTCGCCCGCGTCCTCTTCTTCATCCCGTGGCTGCTGTCGCCCATCGTGGTGGGTGTCCTGTGGCGGTGGATGTTCGGTGAGAACTTCGGACTGGTCAACTACGTCATCGAGAAGTTCGGTGGCAGCGCCGTTCCGTGGCAGTCGAACGCGGACCTGTCGCTGATAGTGGTCGTGATGGCGGCGTCCTGGGCCTGGACGGGCTTCTCCATGCTGCTGTTCATCGCGGCGATCAAGAACGTACCGGTGTCCTACTACGAGGCGGCCTCGCTCGACGGCGCCGGCCCCTGGCGCCAGTTCTTCAGCATCACGCTGCCGAGCATCGCGCCCACCTCGTTCATCGTCATCCTTCTCAACACGATCAACGCGATGAAGGAATACCCGGTGTTCGTCGCCCTCAACAACGGCGGACCCGGCACGTCGAACAACCTGCTCGTCCAGTACATCTACGAGACCGGCTTCAAGCGGGGCCAGATCGGCTACGCGAGCGCCGCGTCGTTCGTGCTCATGCTCATCCTGATGGCCGTCGCGATCATCCAGCTGGTCGTCAACCGACGGGTGGAGAACCGATGA